Proteins from one Flavobacterium branchiarum genomic window:
- a CDS encoding TonB-dependent receptor domain-containing protein: MKTIITILLATFTSICFAQKEVKDSISPIDLSEIIVIGKKIPVHLKQPKSLATVEEYLQHASKVNMIRRGGYALEPIINNMATERTVITIDGMRIFGACTDKMDPVTSYVEVSNLSEAAISSGQQGSCHGPTIGGAIDLKRTNLIQKELGWNGAFKTGYETNNQQKIIGTSIGYNDSSFYFNTDFTYRDAENYKAGSHEEINFSQFTKYNLSATAGFYLGKKSLIEGSVIYDKATDVGYPALPMDVSLAKATIASLRYSYNPISSYITNWETKVYFNTITHKMDDTKRPSVPIHMDMPGWSDTYGFYSKVKGKFKNHSFMANLNGFYNKSVAEMTMYPNNPNENAMFMYTWPDIRTRYNGVYLEDAIPISQKATIKISTSIGMHSNKVADEFGLQSLQIFYPDMSATKNRILKSLATNYLLHYDKFEYGFGLAYGERAPSVSEGYGYYLYNSNDFYDYVGNPNLKNEKSLEANVTLGFKTGRFTSNLTSSYFHIQDYIVGQINTAIHPMTIGASGVKVYNALSYASIFNTDLNLEYKITENWSFKTLLVYSYGKDNENNKLPFISPLRYSGNIQYKKENFNMGFGTSGNLAQTKFATIYGETETPSYVIFNLNSGYTFSLKENKMNVQMGVENIFDTYYTTFSDWNKIPRQGRNFFINIAYTLF, encoded by the coding sequence ATGAAAACTATAATAACAATTTTGTTAGCAACATTTACAAGTATTTGTTTTGCACAAAAAGAAGTAAAAGATAGTATTTCTCCAATTGATCTCAGTGAAATTATTGTCATTGGTAAAAAAATACCTGTGCATCTTAAACAGCCTAAATCACTTGCAACCGTTGAAGAATACCTACAGCATGCATCAAAAGTAAATATGATAAGAAGAGGCGGATATGCCCTAGAACCTATCATTAACAATATGGCTACCGAACGAACTGTAATTACAATTGATGGAATGCGAATTTTTGGAGCTTGTACCGATAAAATGGATCCTGTAACATCTTATGTTGAAGTATCTAATCTATCCGAAGCTGCTATTTCTTCCGGACAACAAGGAAGCTGTCACGGCCCAACAATTGGAGGAGCAATTGATTTAAAACGAACCAATCTTATACAAAAAGAATTAGGATGGAATGGTGCATTTAAAACAGGTTACGAAACCAATAATCAACAAAAAATCATTGGTACATCAATAGGTTACAACGATAGTTCGTTTTATTTTAATACCGATTTTACGTATCGTGATGCCGAAAACTATAAAGCTGGTAGTCATGAAGAAATTAATTTTTCGCAGTTTACTAAATACAATTTATCTGCTACAGCTGGTTTTTATTTGGGTAAAAAAAGTTTAATTGAAGGTTCTGTAATTTATGATAAAGCTACTGATGTAGGTTATCCAGCATTACCAATGGATGTTTCTTTAGCGAAAGCTACCATAGCATCTTTGCGTTATAGCTACAATCCTATTTCTAGTTATATTACCAATTGGGAAACCAAAGTATATTTTAATACAATTACTCATAAAATGGATGATACCAAACGACCAAGTGTTCCTATTCATATGGACATGCCAGGTTGGTCGGATACTTACGGATTTTATTCTAAAGTGAAAGGCAAGTTCAAAAACCATTCTTTCATGGCAAACCTGAATGGGTTTTACAATAAATCAGTTGCCGAAATGACGATGTATCCAAATAATCCCAATGAAAACGCAATGTTTATGTACACTTGGCCTGATATACGAACACGCTATAATGGAGTTTATCTAGAAGATGCAATACCAATTTCTCAAAAAGCTACTATTAAAATTTCGACTAGTATTGGAATGCATTCAAATAAAGTGGCAGATGAATTTGGTTTACAAAGCCTTCAGATTTTTTATCCTGATATGTCCGCAACAAAAAATCGAATTTTAAAAAGTCTAGCCACAAACTATCTTTTACATTATGATAAATTCGAATATGGTTTTGGTTTAGCCTATGGCGAAAGAGCGCCGTCGGTTTCTGAGGGTTATGGCTATTATTTATACAACAGCAATGATTTTTATGATTATGTCGGAAACCCAAATCTAAAAAACGAAAAATCATTAGAAGCAAATGTTACATTAGGATTTAAAACTGGAAGATTTACCTCAAACTTAACTTCATCCTATTTCCATATTCAGGATTATATTGTTGGACAAATCAATACCGCCATACATCCTATGACTATTGGAGCTTCGGGAGTAAAAGTGTATAATGCTTTAAGTTACGCTTCAATCTTCAATACTGATTTGAATTTAGAATATAAAATAACCGAAAACTGGAGCTTTAAAACACTTTTGGTTTATAGCTACGGAAAGGACAACGAAAACAACAAACTACCATTTATAAGTCCGTTGCGTTATTCAGGAAACATTCAATATAAAAAAGAAAACTTTAATATGGGATTCGGCACATCAGGAAACCTAGCCCAAACAAAATTTGCAACTATCTATGGCGAAACAGAAACTCCATCGTATGTAATTTTTAATTTAAATTCGGGATATACTTTTTCTTTGAAAGAAAACAAAATGAATGTACAAATGGGAGTCGAAAATATTTTTGACACCTATTACACCACATTCTCCGATTGGAATAAAATTCCACGTCAAGGAAGAAACTTTTTTATAAATATAGCTTATACTCTATTTTAA
- a CDS encoding efflux transporter outer membrane subunit: MNKYNYKLIVIVLFVASIWSSCKITKPYAKPATTVNYREAESIDSTNIGKMKWSELFTDAALQQLISDGLAANLDLKIAIERINQASVNLKLSKNAFLPTVNGNVSVKESRLAFPQGFGLFDQSTQYDLGISAGWEIDVWGKLNSAKKSAVANLLATDAAKRAVQTQLIANIANSYYELLLLDEQLKVLKMTAKNREKDAETIKVLFENSIINGVAVVQSEANFYEAELAIPDIEQKIIETEHALCVLLAKSPTKINRSTLEQQKLVYDLKIGVPMQLLANRPDVQQAEYNFKTAFEESNVARAYFYPALTISGATGFSSFGLKDWFTNGSLFGNIAGGLTQPIFNKGINKARLATAISLQKEALYNFELSMLKASEEVSNALSRYDKATLKEEKRKRQLEALLKAVDFNKELLNNSTTNYTDVLTAEQNLLNAQLRGIDDQSQKLHAVVNLYRALGGGWN; encoded by the coding sequence ATGAATAAATACAATTATAAACTGATAGTGATTGTGCTGTTTGTTGCAAGTATATGGAGTTCGTGTAAAATCACGAAACCGTATGCTAAACCCGCAACGACAGTAAATTATCGCGAAGCGGAAAGTATCGATAGTACTAATATTGGTAAGATGAAATGGTCGGAATTATTTACAGATGCTGCTTTGCAACAACTTATTTCTGATGGATTAGCTGCAAATCTGGATTTGAAGATTGCAATAGAGCGAATTAATCAAGCCAGTGTGAATCTTAAGCTGAGTAAAAATGCGTTTCTGCCTACGGTCAATGGGAACGTATCTGTAAAAGAATCAAGACTTGCTTTTCCGCAAGGATTTGGACTTTTTGACCAATCGACACAATATGATTTGGGTATTTCTGCGGGATGGGAAATAGATGTTTGGGGTAAATTAAATAGTGCCAAAAAAAGTGCTGTAGCAAATCTATTGGCAACAGATGCTGCCAAACGTGCTGTTCAAACACAGCTAATTGCAAATATTGCCAATTCGTATTATGAGCTGTTATTGCTTGACGAACAACTTAAAGTACTTAAAATGACCGCTAAAAATAGAGAGAAAGATGCTGAAACAATCAAGGTGCTTTTTGAAAATTCTATTATTAATGGAGTAGCTGTGGTACAGAGTGAAGCAAACTTTTACGAAGCAGAATTAGCGATTCCAGATATAGAGCAAAAAATTATTGAAACAGAACATGCTTTGTGTGTGCTTTTGGCTAAATCACCAACGAAAATTAACCGTAGCACATTAGAACAGCAAAAATTAGTTTATGATCTCAAAATTGGAGTTCCGATGCAACTTTTGGCAAACAGACCAGATGTGCAACAAGCTGAATATAATTTCAAAACTGCATTTGAAGAAAGTAATGTGGCAAGAGCTTATTTCTATCCAGCTTTAACCATTAGCGGAGCAACAGGTTTCTCTAGTTTCGGATTAAAAGATTGGTTTACAAACGGAAGTCTTTTTGGTAATATCGCAGGTGGACTCACACAACCTATTTTTAACAAAGGAATCAATAAAGCCAGATTGGCTACCGCAATATCATTGCAAAAAGAAGCACTGTACAATTTTGAACTTTCAATGCTTAAGGCAAGTGAAGAAGTTTCGAATGCCCTTTCTAGATATGATAAAGCTACTTTGAAGGAAGAAAAAAGGAAAAGACAATTAGAAGCATTACTAAAAGCAGTAGATTTTAATAAAGAATTACTAAACAATTCAACTACTAATTATACTGATGTATTAACTGCTGAGCAAAATTTACTTAATGCACAATTGAGAGGAATTGATGATCAAAGTCAAAAGCTCCATGCAGTTGTGAATTTGTACCGAGCCCTTGGCGGAGGTTGGAATTAA
- a CDS encoding efflux RND transporter periplasmic adaptor subunit: MKRIVVLTGVIALLYLTSCTTKKEEKEEAEKFTVTNPVKIDTSFTKEYVSQIKSVRNIEIRAQEKGFLQNIYVDEGQFVKAGQVLFRIQPKMYEAELLKAQAEQKAAEIELQNTKTLVEKDIVSKNEQAVALSKLQAAKAEVALAKLHLSFTEIRAPFDGTIDRIPLKLGSLIEEGELLTSLSDNSQMFAYFNVSEPEYLQYQTEVKDRAETKVSLVLADGKVFKEKGNVELIESEFNNETGNIAFRARFPNSGKLLRNGETGQVQMLVPLKNAIVIPQKATYEIQDKKYVFVIDKNNVVSSREITITGEIPDLYVVQSGLTENDKILLEGVQKVNEKDKIKYEFQAPQTVINHLRVKAE; this comes from the coding sequence ATGAAGAGAATAGTCGTGTTAACGGGCGTTATCGCCTTGTTGTACCTTACAAGTTGTACAACTAAAAAAGAAGAAAAAGAAGAAGCTGAAAAATTTACAGTGACCAACCCTGTAAAAATTGATACTTCATTTACCAAGGAATATGTTTCGCAGATAAAATCTGTGCGAAATATTGAAATTCGAGCACAAGAAAAAGGATTCTTGCAAAACATTTATGTTGACGAAGGTCAATTTGTAAAAGCAGGACAGGTGTTGTTTAGAATTCAGCCAAAAATGTATGAAGCAGAGCTGCTTAAAGCGCAAGCAGAACAAAAAGCTGCAGAAATAGAATTACAAAACACAAAAACATTAGTAGAGAAAGATATCGTTTCTAAGAACGAACAAGCAGTTGCTTTGTCTAAACTTCAGGCAGCAAAAGCCGAAGTTGCATTGGCAAAACTTCATTTATCATTCACAGAAATTAGAGCTCCATTTGATGGAACAATTGACAGAATTCCTTTAAAATTAGGAAGCCTTATTGAGGAAGGGGAGTTATTAACCAGCCTTTCAGATAATAGTCAGATGTTTGCTTATTTCAACGTATCTGAACCAGAATATTTGCAATATCAAACGGAGGTAAAAGATCGTGCAGAAACTAAAGTTAGTTTGGTTTTAGCCGATGGTAAAGTTTTCAAAGAGAAAGGAAACGTAGAATTAATTGAAAGTGAGTTTAATAATGAAACTGGAAATATCGCTTTTAGAGCAAGATTCCCTAACTCAGGTAAATTACTTAGAAATGGTGAAACTGGACAAGTACAAATGCTAGTTCCTCTTAAAAATGCAATTGTGATTCCGCAAAAAGCAACGTATGAAATTCAAGATAAAAAATATGTTTTTGTCATCGATAAAAACAATGTAGTATCATCAAGAGAGATTACTATTACAGGTGAGATTCCTGATTTATATGTTGTACAAAGTGGACTTACTGAAAATGATAAAATTTTACTAGAAGGAGTTCAAAAAGTAAATGAAAAAGATAAAATTAAATATGAATTTCAAGCACCTCAAACAGTAATTAATCATTTACGCGTAAAAGCAGAGTAA
- a CDS encoding efflux RND transporter permease subunit, whose product MFNKFIQRPVLSIVISLVIVFLGILSVLNLPITQFPTISPPMVNITADYPGSNGELMVKAVVIPLERALNGVPGMKYMASDAGNDGEATIKVVFNLGTDPNQAAINVQNRVASVTNKLPPLVIREGIKITREVPSMLMYVNLYSTDKNTDMKFLYNYADINVLSELKRVNGIGSGDILGTREYAMRIWLKPDRMLAYKISADEIMEALSSQSLEASPGKTGESSGKRSQAFEYVLKYSGRFTTKEQYENIVVKSNANGELLRLKDVAKIEFGSSMYDIYSNLNGRPSAAIVLKQSFGSNANQVIEEVKAKLEKIKQKFPKGMDYEISYDVSKFLDASIEKVIHTLVEAFILVGLVVFLFLGDWRSTIIPAIAVPVSLIGTFIFMTFFDISLNLITLFALVLAIGVVVDDAIVVIEAVHAKMEEEHLSAYKATKKAMHEIAGAIIAITFLMAAVFVPVAFMSGPVGVFYRQFSVTMATAIILSGIVALTLTPALCAMMLKNDHGKPKKKTPVDRFIDGFNNKFNLAQGKYQDVLAKIINRRAVTIIALLGFCAGTWLISSTVPSGFIPNEDQGMFYAVIQTPPGSSLERTNNVAEKLQKIAETIDGVKSVSSLAGYEILSEGTGANSGTCLVNLKDWNDRKHSVIEIMAELEEKSKDIAGANIEFFQPPAVPGYGAAGGFELRLLDKTGSGDYKKMEKVNNDFVAELNRHPELSNVFSFFSSSFPQYMMKVDNDLAQQKGVSIENAMNTLSTLVGSNYEISFIKYGINYKVIVQAAPEYRAQPDDILKLYVKNNRDEMVPFSAFMKLEKVYGLSEITRHNMYTSTQISGSAAAGYSSGTAIKVIQEVAAKKLPRGYDIDWAGISADEVAQGNQAIWVFLICLGFVYLVLAAQYESFILPLSVILSLPAGIFGAFLLLKLTGLENNIYAQVAMVMLIGLLGKNAVLIVEFAIQRHAAGKSVFEAALEGSKARFRPILMTSFAFIAGLLPLAFATGPGKIGNRTIGTAAAGGMLIGTICGVFIIPGLYYIFGRIAEKHKLVKHEEENPLTEEIDNNHV is encoded by the coding sequence ATGTTTAATAAATTTATTCAAAGACCTGTACTGTCGATAGTGATATCGCTGGTAATTGTCTTTTTAGGGATATTATCGGTATTAAATTTACCAATAACCCAATTCCCTACAATTTCGCCACCAATGGTGAATATTACCGCAGATTATCCAGGGTCTAATGGTGAATTGATGGTCAAAGCAGTTGTTATTCCTTTGGAAAGAGCCTTAAACGGAGTTCCAGGAATGAAATATATGGCTTCTGATGCTGGTAATGATGGTGAGGCTACTATTAAAGTAGTGTTTAATTTAGGAACCGACCCTAATCAAGCAGCAATTAATGTTCAAAACCGTGTAGCTTCGGTTACAAATAAATTACCTCCATTGGTAATTAGAGAAGGTATTAAAATTACGAGAGAAGTACCTAGTATGTTGATGTACGTAAATCTTTATAGTACTGACAAGAATACCGATATGAAGTTTTTGTATAACTATGCTGATATCAACGTACTTTCAGAATTAAAAAGGGTTAATGGTATTGGATCTGGTGATATCTTAGGAACACGTGAATATGCAATGCGTATTTGGTTAAAACCAGATCGTATGTTGGCTTATAAAATTTCAGCAGACGAGATAATGGAAGCATTATCAAGCCAGAGTTTGGAAGCATCTCCTGGTAAAACAGGTGAAAGTTCTGGTAAACGTTCTCAGGCGTTTGAATATGTATTAAAATATTCTGGACGTTTTACAACAAAAGAACAATATGAGAATATTGTTGTAAAATCAAATGCAAACGGTGAGCTTTTACGTCTAAAAGATGTTGCCAAAATTGAATTTGGTAGTTCAATGTATGATATTTATTCTAATTTAAATGGTAGACCATCTGCGGCTATTGTATTAAAACAATCTTTTGGAAGTAATGCAAATCAGGTTATTGAAGAGGTAAAAGCTAAGTTAGAAAAAATCAAACAAAAATTTCCAAAAGGTATGGATTATGAAATTTCGTATGACGTTTCTAAATTTTTGGATGCTTCTATCGAAAAAGTAATTCACACTTTGGTTGAAGCTTTTATCTTGGTAGGATTAGTTGTGTTTCTTTTCTTAGGAGATTGGCGCTCTACTATTATTCCAGCGATTGCAGTTCCTGTATCATTGATCGGAACCTTTATATTTATGACATTCTTTGATATTTCACTGAACTTAATTACATTATTTGCTCTGGTTCTAGCTATTGGAGTCGTCGTCGATGATGCCATTGTGGTTATTGAGGCGGTTCATGCCAAGATGGAAGAAGAGCATCTCTCAGCATATAAAGCAACTAAAAAGGCGATGCATGAAATCGCGGGAGCAATTATAGCGATTACGTTCCTTATGGCAGCAGTATTTGTTCCAGTTGCCTTTATGTCTGGTCCTGTGGGAGTATTTTACAGACAGTTCTCTGTTACTATGGCAACGGCGATTATACTTTCGGGTATTGTGGCACTGACCTTGACACCAGCACTTTGTGCAATGATGTTAAAAAACGATCATGGCAAACCCAAAAAGAAAACACCTGTAGATCGTTTTATAGATGGTTTTAATAACAAGTTTAATTTAGCACAAGGCAAATACCAAGATGTATTGGCTAAAATTATAAACAGAAGGGCGGTTACTATTATTGCACTTTTAGGTTTTTGCGCAGGAACATGGTTGATTAGTAGTACGGTTCCTTCTGGATTTATTCCAAATGAGGATCAGGGAATGTTTTATGCTGTTATTCAAACACCACCAGGATCATCATTAGAGCGAACTAATAATGTTGCAGAGAAATTACAAAAAATAGCAGAAACAATAGATGGAGTAAAATCTGTTTCTTCATTAGCAGGTTATGAAATTCTGTCTGAAGGTACTGGAGCAAACTCAGGAACTTGTTTGGTTAATCTTAAAGACTGGAATGATAGAAAACATTCTGTAATTGAGATTATGGCAGAATTGGAAGAAAAATCGAAAGACATTGCTGGAGCTAATATTGAGTTTTTTCAACCGCCTGCTGTACCTGGATATGGTGCTGCTGGAGGATTTGAACTTCGTTTATTAGACAAAACAGGTTCGGGAGATTATAAAAAAATGGAGAAGGTAAATAACGATTTTGTTGCCGAATTGAACAGACATCCGGAATTATCTAACGTTTTTAGCTTCTTTAGTTCTAGTTTCCCTCAATACATGATGAAAGTAGACAATGATTTGGCACAACAAAAAGGTGTTTCTATCGAAAATGCGATGAATACATTGTCAACACTTGTGGGTAGTAACTACGAAATTAGTTTTATTAAATACGGAATTAACTATAAAGTAATCGTTCAGGCAGCTCCTGAATATCGTGCACAACCAGATGATATTTTAAAGCTTTATGTGAAAAATAATCGTGATGAAATGGTTCCTTTTTCGGCCTTTATGAAATTAGAAAAAGTATATGGTCTTTCGGAAATTACAAGACATAATATGTATACTTCTACCCAGATTAGTGGTTCTGCTGCTGCTGGTTATAGTTCTGGTACAGCTATTAAGGTGATTCAAGAAGTTGCTGCTAAAAAATTACCTAGAGGATATGACATTGATTGGGCAGGTATTTCTGCCGATGAAGTTGCTCAAGGGAATCAAGCAATTTGGGTTTTCCTTATCTGTTTAGGATTTGTGTATTTAGTATTAGCTGCACAATATGAAAGTTTCATTTTACCATTATCAGTAATTCTTTCTTTACCAGCAGGTATTTTTGGAGCATTCCTTTTGTTAAAATTAACTGGATTAGAGAATAATATTTATGCTCAGGTTGCTATGGTAATGCTTATTGGTTTATTGGGTAAAAATGCGGTATTGATTGTGGAGTTTGCTATACAAAGGCACGCTGCGGGTAAGTCGGTTTTTGAAGCTGCTTTAGAAGGTTCTAAGGCTCGTTTCCGTCCAATCTTAATGACTTCATTTGCATTTATAGCAGGATTACTTCCGTTAGCTTTTGCTACAGGTCCAGGTAAAATTGGTAACAGAACCATTGGTACTGCGGCAGCAGGAGGAATGCTTATTGGAACCATTTGTGGGGTATTCATTATTCCTGGATTGTATTATATATTCGGTAGAATTGCAGAAAAACACAAATTAGTGAAACATGAAGAAGAGAATCCATTAACAGAAGAAATTGACAACAATCATGTATAA